In one window of Pseudodesulfovibrio sediminis DNA:
- a CDS encoding iron-containing alcohol dehydrogenase, whose protein sequence is MAVVEQVNGFFIPSVTLIGIGASKEIPGKISALGGKKPLIVTDPGIVATGILKQITDILDDAKVKYEVYDKTIPNPTDANVAEGVEVYKKGKCDSLITLGGGSSHDCGKGVGLVVANGGTIHDYEGVDKSTNPMPPYVAVNTTAGTASEMTRFCIITDLSRKVKMAIVDWRVTPGIALDDPLLMVGMPPALTAATGMDALTHAVEAYVSTIATPMTDACAEKAIELIFTHLRPAVANGSDIVAREGMCFAQYLAGMAFNNASLGHVHAMAHQLGGFYDLPHGECNAILLPHVEAFNLIAKVDRFVKMAEIMGENVDGMSPRAAAELALDAIKKLSLDVGIPDGLVALGKKYGKDVKAKDIATMTGNAQKDACGFTNPRCPTDADVAAIYEAAL, encoded by the coding sequence ATGGCAGTAGTAGAACAAGTTAACGGTTTCTTCATTCCCAGCGTTACTCTCATCGGTATCGGAGCATCCAAAGAGATCCCCGGTAAGATTTCTGCTCTCGGCGGCAAAAAGCCCCTGATCGTTACCGACCCCGGCATCGTTGCCACCGGTATCCTGAAACAGATCACCGACATCCTCGATGACGCCAAAGTCAAATACGAAGTCTACGACAAGACCATCCCGAACCCGACCGACGCCAACGTTGCTGAAGGTGTTGAAGTCTACAAGAAAGGCAAGTGCGACAGCCTGATCACCCTGGGTGGCGGTTCCTCTCACGACTGCGGTAAGGGCGTTGGCCTGGTCGTCGCTAACGGCGGCACCATTCACGACTACGAAGGCGTGGACAAGTCCACCAACCCCATGCCTCCTTACGTTGCAGTGAACACCACTGCTGGTACTGCTTCTGAAATGACTCGTTTCTGCATCATCACCGATCTTTCCCGCAAGGTTAAGATGGCTATCGTCGACTGGCGCGTCACTCCTGGTATCGCTCTTGATGATCCCCTGCTGATGGTTGGCATGCCCCCGGCACTGACCGCGGCCACTGGTATGGACGCCCTGACTCACGCCGTTGAAGCCTACGTCTCCACCATCGCTACCCCGATGACCGACGCTTGTGCTGAAAAAGCCATCGAACTGATCTTCACTCACCTGCGTCCCGCAGTTGCCAACGGTTCCGACATCGTTGCTCGTGAAGGCATGTGTTTCGCACAGTACCTCGCAGGTATGGCATTCAACAACGCTTCTCTGGGTCACGTTCACGCAATGGCTCACCAGCTGGGTGGCTTCTACGACCTGCCCCACGGCGAATGCAACGCAATCCTGCTGCCTCATGTTGAAGCCTTCAACCTGATCGCCAAAGTCGACCGCTTCGTGAAGATGGCCGAAATCATGGGTGAGAACGTCGATGGTATGTCCCCGCGCGCCGCTGCTGAACTGGCTCTCGACGCTATCAAGAAGCTGTCCCTCGACGTCGGTATCCCCGATGGCTTGGTTGCTCTTGGCAAGAAGTACGGCAAGGACGTCAAGGCTAAAGACATCGCTACCATGACTGGTAACGCACAGAAAGACGCTTGTGGTTTCACTAACCCCCGTTGTCCTACCGATGCAGACGTTGCCGCCATTTACGAGGCCGCTCTGTAA
- a CDS encoding 4Fe-4S dicluster domain-containing protein, which produces MNIVSLSNSYDADFVDEVEKESKQNVSLCYQCGNCTAGCPYTSFYDIPVSQIMRLVQAGQRETVLSCKSLWLCATCESCTTRCPNEIDVARIMDVLRHMARRAGKAPEPQVKTFTDSFLASVEKHGRVFEMGLMVSYMTKTGRLMTDSDLAPKILPKGKLAFTPHGIVGKQEVANIFKRYNEERDS; this is translated from the coding sequence ATGAACATAGTATCTCTGAGCAACTCCTATGACGCCGACTTCGTCGACGAAGTGGAGAAGGAAAGCAAGCAGAACGTTAGTCTTTGCTACCAATGCGGCAACTGTACAGCGGGGTGCCCGTATACCTCTTTTTATGATATTCCCGTCAGTCAGATCATGCGCCTTGTGCAGGCCGGACAACGAGAAACCGTTCTTTCCTGCAAATCCCTCTGGCTGTGCGCCACGTGCGAATCCTGCACGACCCGGTGCCCCAACGAAATTGATGTGGCCCGCATCATGGACGTCCTGCGTCACATGGCCCGCCGCGCAGGCAAGGCACCCGAACCTCAGGTCAAGACCTTTACCGACAGTTTCCTCGCTTCTGTGGAAAAGCACGGACGGGTTTTTGAAATGGGCCTGATGGTTTCCTACATGACCAAGACCGGTCGGCTCATGACCGATTCGGATCTGGCCCCCAAAATTTTGCCCAAAGGCAAGCTCGCCTTCACGCCGCATGGCATCGTCGGCAAGCAGGAAGTGGCCAATATATTCAAACGCTACAATGAGGAGCGCGACTCGTGA